AAATTGATAAAGCTGATAACTTAATGAATGTGAAATGGTGAAAAAATCATCTGGCCATTGCACTCTTTTGGCAAGACCTGTGGAGATACCAGTAATTGAAAAACCTCTGTCAGGATCACGATCAATTCTACCACGACTATCAAAAGAAGTTGCAAACTGCTGGGTTCTTGATAGTGAAAGGTTAAACCTTACGGGTTTTTTCCCTCCTAACCATGGTTCCGAAAAATTCAAACTATAAACACGGAAAGTTCTACTGGCCTGCAATCTCAATGCCATGGTTTGTCCATCTCCCATAGGGACAGGTTTATACGCTTCTCCGTTAAAAAGATTACGCAAGGAGAAGTTGTTGAACGATAGACCTAGCGTACCGATAAATCCGCCACCACCAATACCACCTTGTAGCTCTATCTGACTAGACCCTGCTTCTACCAAACTATATGCAATATCTACAGTACCGGCATTAGGGTCCGGATTTACAATGTCCGGTACAATCTGTTCCGCATCAAAAAAGCCTAATTGACCAAGTTCCCTAATACTACGTACTATATTGTCTTTACTATATTTTTGACCTGGCCTAGTACGCAGTTCCCTAAAGATTACATGGTCATTGGTCTTATCGTTTCCAGATACTGTAACATGGTTCAGGAACGTCTCTTTACCTTCTATTATCCTTATCTCAAAATTTATGGTATCATTTACCGCAGATACTTCTACAGGGTTAATACTTGAGAAAAGGTAGCCGTTATTTTGATACAAGTTCGTAAGATCTTGTCCGTCTGGTTTAGAATCATCGGCAATTCGTTTTTTGAGTAGTACACCATTATAGGTAGCTCCTTTTCGAATACCCAATATTTGACTTAACTGTCTATCTGTATAAACCGAGTTTCCAACAAAATTGATATCACCGAAGTAATATTTATCGCCTTCTTCAACAGTTATTTTTAAATCGATGTTCTTGTCATTTACCTTAACAAAGGTATCCGATAAAACCCTAGCATCCCTGTACCCTCTTTCGGCATAGGCATCGACCAAACTGGAAAGGTCTTCTTTATAGTCGTCCTGGATGTATTTAGATTTTTTCCAAAAACGATAGATTTTTTTCTTTTTGGTTTTCTTTAAAGACTTTGCCAGCCTTTTATCAGAAAGCTTTTCATTGCCCTCAAACTCTATTTTTCTAATTTTTACTTTATCTCCCTTTTTTACATTCACCACCATACTTTGCGTATTGGTTCCAGTAGTATCGGCGGCAGTAGCTATGGTTACTTTAGCGTTGAGAAAGCCTTGCTTTTTATATTTGTTCTGTAGATAGTTTTTGGTATTGGCAATTAAACTTTCGGTTATTTTTTTTCCTTTTTTAAGATCGGTATCGTTGATGATATCCTCTACCTTTCGCTTTTTAACGCCAAATATCGTTACCTTGGACAGTGTTGGGCGTTCTGTAATATTTAGTTCCAGAAATATTTTATCGCCTTCGATTTTGGTATAGTACATGTCCACATTACTGAACAATTCCAAGCTCCATAGCTTTTTTATGACCGCACTTATTTCATCACCGGGAATCGTTATAGGTTGTCCTACACGTAAGCCCGTGTAAGTAACAACAGTCTGTTCATTATAGCTTTGAAGTCCAGTTACCGATAATCCTCCTAAGATATACTTTTTCCCGTCCTCAAAAGATGTCTCTTGGGAGAAACTCTGGGTAGTAAAAAGAAGTAGGAGTAGTAGTTTTAGGAATAGTTTAATAGGATTTTGGTTATCCTTAATTGAGTTGTTCGCTAGTTTTTCCAAATCGTCGTTCTCTATTTTGGTAACTTAATATTGCCTCTACCAAATGATGCTCTCTAAAATCAGGCCAAAATACGTCAATAAAATATAATTCGGCGTATGCAATCTGCCAAAGCAAAAAATTGCTTATCCTATGTTCTCCACTGGTACGGATAAGCAAGTCTACGTCTGGCAAAAAATGCGTGTAAAGATGAGTATTTATAACGGCTTCATCAATATTATCAGATGAAATTATATTATTTTTAACTTTGATAGCAATCTCTTTTACAGCAAGTTTGATTTCTTCCCTAGAACCATAGCTCAAAGCCAAAGTAAGAGTCATCCCTGTATTTTTACTTGTTTTTGAAATAACTTCCGCCAGTTCTTTTTGAGCTTTTGAAGGCAAGGAATCTATATTGCCGATCGCACTTAATCTTATATTGTTTTCATTAAGGGTCTTCAGTTCTTTCCGTAGTGACGAGACCAAAAGCTTCATTAATGTCTCTACTTCAATTTTGGGACGCTTCCAATTTTCGGTGGAAAATGCATATAAGGTCAGGAACTGGATTTGTAGCTTCGCACAGTTTTCGACCGTTTTTCTCACGGCTTCCACGCCATTCTGATGTCCAAAAACCCTAAGTTTTCCACGTTGCTTCGCCCATCTGCCGTTACCATCCATGATAACTGCAACGTGCTTTGGAAGTTTATCTGCGTTTACGTCTTTTAAGGTGTGCATTTATTCAAAACAATCCTGGCAAGGTTTACGCCCAAAGGTATACGTTAATGTAATACCTGAGAAGACATACCAGTCATCGCTCAAAATATTCCCAAATCTAAACTGTTCGAAATTGGAGCCTTCAGGATTGCTTCCGTCCAAATTGTCCGTAAACGTATACCTTGCTCCAATCTCAGCACCAAGAATCAAGAATTGGTTTAACCGATACTTCGCCCCCACCGTCATTGGAATTGCAAAACTACCTTCTTTTTGGGGAATATCCTGCACTTGATTGGCATCAAAATAATTAAAATCATACCTAAAGTACGTAACACCCGTGTAAAGATAGGGTGTAAAGGCAGGTCCGAGCTTATGAAGATTGTACTCTACAAAGTTAAATTCTATCCCCGCTGAAGCTTCCAGAACAGAATTATCGATAACATATCCACGTTGTTCTCTTGAAGATTTGCTCGATTTTGAATCGTCCGCAGTAAAACTTCCGTATGTTAAACTTCCGCGCCACGCATATCTTTTACTCTTGTTCCATTTAAAAATACCACCGAAAGCAGGTCCCGAAGGCAATATGTAATTTGTTCTCCCTACATCACCGATTACATTGGCACCACCAGCAAAAACACCAATCTCATAAGTTTGAGCATTGACCTTGAACACAAAGCACAATAAAATAGCCAAAACTATTCGCATACTATCTATTAATTATACATATTAGGGTAAAGGAAGGTCTATAGGGTCCGATGTTATAAAAGTTCTCTTTTGTTAAACAGATTTTAGCCTCTTTTATTGTTTTTGAAAGGGTCAATTACGTTTATCTTGACCCCAAAGCAATTTGTTCCGAAGTGTTTTTAAAAAACTTTCCGATTTGTATTCAATCATTTTAATGGTAAAACCTGATTTTTGTACTCTAATTTCCTTTCCATTGGGTATACTTGCTATTCTAGAATCCAAAGAGACCAAATGATGTTCTTCCCTACCGGATACCTTTAACCTAATCTCAGTATCGTCTGAAATAACCAAGGGGCGAGCATTGAGATTATGGGGCGCAATAGGGGTTAAAACCAATGATTTTGCAGAGGGCTCAATAACAGGGCCACCACAACTTAAGGAGTAGCCAGTAGAACCAGTAGGAGTCGATATTATTAATCCATCTGCCCAATACGATGTTAAATATTCATCGTTCAAATAGGTTTCCACAGTTATCATGGAGGTAGTATCCTTGCGACTGACCGTAATTTCGTTCAAGGCAAAATTAAGGTCTCTAAATTCAGTCAAACCTGAGCTTAGTGCAACCTCTATTAAGCTTCGTTCTTCGATTTTGTAATGATCCGCAACAAATTCCTTGATCACTTTTCGAACATCTTCCTTTTTAAATGTCGATAAAAACCCTAATCTTCCTGTATTGACACCAACAATGGGAATCCCTAAATCCTTCACATAGGTAACGGCCCTTAGCATGGTACCATCGCCACCAAAACTCACGAACATATCAAAGGAGTCATCTAAACCCAAGGTTTGCGTGAATGTCCCATAGTTTGATTCTAGATGATGCTCAGCAACCAATTGGCTAAACTCCTCTTCAATGTAAACGGAGGATTCTATTCCCTTGAGCTCATCCAAAAGCTCCATAACACAGGTCTTGTCCTGTTCATGAAAGGTCTGACCGTAGATAGCAACTTTCATGTTATACGTTAAGGTATTTCTCTAGATAATCGGAGCGTTGTTTTAAATCCTCAAGGAATTGATCATCACTGTTACCAAAAATTATGGTGTAGTTGTAACGCCTAAAGGTTTGGGCTACTTCATTTAGGTTTAAAGTCCCTACTTTTAAAGTAATCTGCACCACATCATTCTGTGAATCTGTAATAAATGCACCCAATAAACGGGCATTATTGCTTTCAACTATTTGAGCTATCTCGCTAAACGAGTAATCCTTTATTCCTGTCGAGACAACTAAAATTCCACCGGGCTCCCTAAAAAAGGGAGTATCTATAAAGACCGAAACAATATCTTCCAAGTCGTAATAGCCAATAATAATATTATCGTCATCCAATACGGGAAGGACATTAGCCTCATTTCTTGAAAACAATTCCAAAAGATCCAACCAAGCTGTTTGCTTTGTGGCAAAAAAAGTTTCCAGCTCAACCCTAAACTCTTCAATTTTTTTATCTGGCTGAAAGCATGCCAGATCATTATCGGACAATACGCCAAGATAAACTCCATTCTCGGTAACCGCTACATGGGAAAATGTAGTTTCTTCAAAAAATTGAATGACCTCTTCCAAAGTCTCGGTGACTTCAAAAATGGGTATTGTCGTGATTATTTGATCTTGAATCTGCATTATGCTGGTATTATGTGCAAAATAGTAATTTAAAATCGCAAAAGGTATGCCTAATTCTTATTTTTGATGTTCAAAAATTTGCATTCATGACAAAATTAAGCGTTAACATTAACAAACTGGCAACGCTGCGAAATTCAAGGGGAGGCAATATGCCAAATCTGACAAAATCCGCAACAGACATTGAATCCTTTGGTGCACAAGGTATAACAATACATCCAAGACCAGATGAAAGACACATTCGGTATCAAGATGCATACGATTTAAAGGAAATAGTCACTACGGAATTCAATATTGAAGGAAATCCCATCCCCAAGTTTATAGATATGGTATTGACCATAAAGCCCACTCAGGTAACCTTGGTGCCAGACGCGGAAGATGCAATAACGTCCAACGCGGGTTGGGACACTATAAAACATAAAGATTTTTTGATTGAAGTCATCAAAACTTTCAAGGAGAATGGAATCCGGACTTCCATTTTTGTAGACCCTGATTCGGATATGGTCGAAGGAGCCTATAAAGTTGGAACCGATAGAATTGAACTGTACACCGAGAGTTTTGCAAAAGATTTTTCTGAAGGAAAAAAAACAGAAAGCATTCAATCTTTTATCGCTGCAGCAGAAAAAGCAAACAAGTTAGGATTGGGCATTAACGCAGGACATGATTTGAATCTGGACAACATCAAGTTTTTTAAAGAACATATCCCAAATTTGTTGGAAGTATCCATTGGTCATGCGCTTATGTGTGAATCGCTTTATCTGGGGATGGAAAATGTCGTGAATATGTACCTACACCGATTAAAGTAATGGAACTGCTACATTCAAAGATACTGGGAGAAGGAAAACCTTTATTGATTCTACATGGTTTTTTGGGGATGTCCGATAATTGGAAAACGCTAGGAAATCAATATGCTGAAAATGGCTACCAAGTCCATCTTATAGACCAACGAAATCATGGAAAAAGCTTCCACTCCATTCATTTTGATTATGATGTGATGAGTGAAGATTTGGTAAGTTACATGAATCATTTTCAGATTGACCAGGCTGATTTTATAGGACATTCCATGGGCGGAAAAACAGCCATGCAACTCGCAACGTCCAAACCAAAATTTGTATCAAAACTGATTGTTGCCGACATTTCGCCAAAATACTACCCTCCGCATCACCAACCTATTCTTGATGCATTACAAGAATTGGACTTTAATGAAATAACAAGCAGAAAAGAAGCGGACGAAGTGCTTTCCAAAAACATAACAGATTTTGGAACCCGACAATTTCTATTAAAGAACCTTTACTGGGTAGCACAAAAAAAACTTGGACTTCGCTTTAATATGGAAGTCCTAAAAGATAAAATGGACGAAATCGGGGAAAATATCAGTTCTACAGCCAATTATGAAGGTCCTACCCTATTTCTCCGCGGAGATCGTTCCGAATATATTCAGGCTAGTGACTTTCCAGAAATTAAAAAACACTTTCCAAATGCTTTAATTGAAATGGTTGAAAATGCAGGTCACTGGCTACATGCAGAAAATCCAAAACAGTTTTTTCAATTTACGGTCAAGTTTCTAAATTCATAAAAAATGACCATTTTTATTATGCATGCATAATTTTTTTGCCCATTTAATTGGCTGTATAACAAATTTAATATAGATTTGGTTAATTCTGGTTTAACCATAATTTAACATAAGTTAACTCTAACAGCTACTTAACATGAAAAAAATTTATGCCTTATTCCCTCTATTAGGTTTGTTCCTAATCGCATGTAGCGATGATGATACTACCCCTCCTGATGTTACACCCCCAGTAGACCCCGTGGTCTATACATCGGGAACAGCTGACTTTTCTAATTATGTTGCAGTAGGAAATTCACTGACAGCAGGTTTTTCGGATAATGCTTTGTTCAGGGCAGGTCAAGAAGCTTCGTTCCCAAATATGCTTGCTACGAATTTTGCCTTAGCAGGTGGCGGTGCTTTCGAAATACCATTTATGGCAGACAATCTTGGTGGTGCAACGATAAACGGCTCCCCAGAAATTCCCAACAGGTTCATTTTACTTTTTACGGCGGATGGTCCTGTACCCACAGTAAAAGCTGGTGTAGGAACTACCGAAATAACGGATAAATTATCAGGCACATTTAATAATATGGGAGTTCCAGGCTCTAAAAGTTACGAATTATTGGCCTCAGGATATGGTAGCTTAGCTGGATTGGCTATGGGTGCAGCGAATCCTTATTTCGTACGCTTTTCTTCTGGTGAAGCCGCTACGGTTATTGGTGATGCTGCCGATCAAAACCCAAGTTTTTTCTCTCTGTGGACAGGTTCCAATGATATTCTTTTGTATGCAACCAGTGGTGGCACAGGCACTTTTCAAGATGACCCCATGGTTAGCCCTGCGGATTATGCTAGAAACGATATTACCAATCCTACAGTTTTTGCAGGTGCAATAAATGGAGCATTGCAGGCGTTGACTGCTGGCGGTGCAGATGGAGTAATCGCCAATTTGCCCAATGTGACCGACATACCGTTTTTTACAACAGTCCCTTTCGCTCCTTTAGACCCTACCAATCCCGCATTTGGAGCACAAATTCCTGCGCTTAATGCCCAATTCGCTGGATTAAATTTGGTTTTCCAAGCACTAATGGTTCCCGAAAGACAGTTTATTTTTTCAGAAACCGCTGCCAGTCCGGTAATCATAAAAGATGAAAATCTTCCTAATTTATCTGCTCAAATAACTGGAGCTTTGATTATGAACGGTGTCGATGAAGCAACGGCAGGTTTAACTGGTCTTTTGTATGGACAGGCCAGACCTGCAAATGAAGACGATTTATTGATCTTGCCTAGTAGACAGATAATTGCCGAACCCAATGAAGCTGCTATTGCCATGTTGACAGGCATGAATGTTCCCGAAGAAACAGCCGCTCAATTGGCCGTAAATGGAGTTACATTCCCACTTGAAGATCAATGGGTTCTCACACCAGAAGAACAAGCAGAGGTAGAAACTGCTTTAACGGCATATAACCAAACTATAGAGACGCTTGCCACACAATACGACTTGGCCCTAGTCGATGTAAACTCTCTTTTGACAGAGTTGCGTGCTAGTGGTCTCACCCAGTCAGATGGTTCTGTGGTCACTTCCACTTTTGGAACTGGTGGTGGATTCTCGTTGGACGGGGTACATCCTTCGCCAAGAGGATATGCGATTATAGCAAATGCTTTTGTAGCTGCCATAAACGAAAAATTTGGCTCTAACCTTCCAGGTGTAAATCCATTGGATTTTACAGGACTCTATATTGACTAGATACAATTTTATTTAAGTATATTGAAAGCACCGTTTTTAAGACGGTGCTTTTTTAATTTAAAACCAATAGATATGAAACTTATTTTAAGACTCTTGCTGAATGCCTTGGCAGTGATCATTCTTTCTTATGTACTTCCGGGAGTTGGAGTGGACTCTATTACAACAGCTATTGTTGTAGCGCTTGTGCTGAGCATACTCAATTTTATAGTAAAACCGATTCTTGTTATACTGACATTACCTATTACCATACTTACGCTAGGGCTATTCTTACTGGTAATCAACGCTATTATCATCCTAATTGCGGCTGAGTTTATTTCAGGTTTTCAGGTTTCCAGTATTTGGTGGGCCATCATTTTCAGTCTTCTGCTTTCATTTTTACAGTCAATTTTACAGTCGATTTTAAAAGAGGACAAAAAGAAATGATTCGCTTTGGTATTCAACACTTTAAAAAGTTGCTGCAAACAAGAAAATATATTACTTTTGCCACCCATTTTTGAATAGCAAAATAGGTAAGAGATGAACATTACTAAAGAGCAGATTGACGAGCTTAATGCAGTTGTAAAAGTTGCCATAAGCAAAGATGATTACCAAGACAAAGTTGAAAAAATCCTAAAAGATTACAGAAAGCAGGCCAATATCCCAGGTTTTCGTAAAGGCCAAGTACCTATGGGCCTTATAAAAAAACAATATGGTAAAGCCGTATTGGTCGATGAAGTCAACAAATTGCTTCAAGACAACCTTAATAAATACCTTACCGAAGAGAAATTGGACGTATTGGGCAATCCCTTACCCAAGCAGCAGGACGACTTTGACTGGGACAGCGAGAATCTTGATTTTGAATTTGAACTTGGCCTAGCCCCTAGTTTTGATGTGCAGGTAAAAACCAAAAAAGCGGTTACGCAGTACAAAATCGTTGCTGATAAAAAAATGATCGAGGAACAGGTAGACCGCATTCAAAAGCAATATGGAAAACTGGTTTCTAAAAATGAGGTTGGAAAATTAGATGAAGTTACGGGTACTTTTACCAATGAAACAGAAGGAATAGAGCAAAAAACAACTATTGAGCTAGATAAAATCAAGAGTAAAAAGGCCATTGATGCTCTTAATGGCAAAAAAGTCGAAGAGTCCGTTACACTAAAAACCAAAGGTCTTTTTAAAGAAGACTATTTACTTTCCAGTGCTCTCGGGATTGACAGGGAAAAAGCGGAAAAACTCAACATAGAGGTTTCTTTTACGATTGAGGAAATAAATGAAAGAGAGCCTGCTATATTGGACCAAGAACTTTTTGATAAACTGTTTGGCAAGGACAATGTAAAAACAGAAAAGGAGTTAAAGGAAAAAATAAAAGAAGATTCCGAAAAACAGTTTGAGCAACAATCCGATCAAAAATTACTCAACGATATTACGGAAAAACTTATCGATAACACCAAGTTTGATCTACCAGCGGATTTTCTAAGAAAATGGATTCAGATCAGTGGAGAAAATCCACTGTCTGATGATGAAGCCAAAGAAGAGTTCGAAAAATCTGAAAAAGGACTTCGTTACCAACTCATCGAAGGGAAAATAATCAAGGATAACGACCTTCAAGTGCAAATGGATGAATTGAAAGAATTTGCAAAAGGTTTCATCAAATCCCAAATGGCGCAGTATGGTCACCTTGACCCACAGGAAGAAGAATTGGAAAATATAGCCATGCGCGTTCTTGGCAATCAAGACGAAGTAAAAAGACTGTCGGAACAGTTAATGAGTCAAAAACTGTTGGATTTCTATAAAGAAAATGCCAACCTTAAAGTAAAGGAAGTCACTTACGATGATTTCGTGAAGGAAGCATACAGCTAAAGTCAAGCTAAAAGAAAATTGAGTATCTTTATAGTGCCGAAAATTATAATTTTCGGCACCTTTTTTTAAAGCAAATTCGAAAAAAATTCTATGGATTACGGAACAGAATTTAAAAAATACGCCACCAAACATCATGGGATAAATAGTATGTACTACGACCAAATCATGAGCAGTATGTATCCTATGAACATGACCCCTAACATTATTGAGGAAAGACAGCTCAATGCAATTGCAATGGATGTCTTCT
The nucleotide sequence above comes from Flagellimonas sp. HMM57. Encoded proteins:
- a CDS encoding POTRA domain-containing protein, which encodes MEKLANNSIKDNQNPIKLFLKLLLLLLFTTQSFSQETSFEDGKKYILGGLSVTGLQSYNEQTVVTYTGLRVGQPITIPGDEISAVIKKLWSLELFSNVDMYYTKIEGDKIFLELNITERPTLSKVTIFGVKKRKVEDIINDTDLKKGKKITESLIANTKNYLQNKYKKQGFLNAKVTIATAADTTGTNTQSMVVNVKKGDKVKIRKIEFEGNEKLSDKRLAKSLKKTKKKKIYRFWKKSKYIQDDYKEDLSSLVDAYAERGYRDARVLSDTFVKVNDKNIDLKITVEEGDKYYFGDINFVGNSVYTDRQLSQILGIRKGATYNGVLLKKRIADDSKPDGQDLTNLYQNNGYLFSSINPVEVSAVNDTINFEIRIIEGKETFLNHVTVSGNDKTNDHVIFRELRTRPGQKYSKDNIVRSIRELGQLGFFDAEQIVPDIVNPDPNAGTVDIAYSLVEAGSSQIELQGGIGGGGFIGTLGLSFNNFSLRNLFNGEAYKPVPMGDGQTMALRLQASRTFRVYSLNFSEPWLGGKKPVRFNLSLSRTQQFATSFDSRGRIDRDPDRGFSITGISTGLAKRVQWPDDFFTISHSLSYQLYQFDDFNNGLFNFGNGSSNSLSYTLGISRSSQGPNRIFPLSGSNFELTAKFTPPYSLFSGKDFKGIRNDIDEATERLFEIGQNPGSVEDQIEFAERSEELERLEEERFKLLEFYKIKFKGDWYTRLVDKLVLRTNAEFGFLGSYNNDIGDVPFERFFVGGDGLGNFTLDGRDIIQLRGYENSSLTPFSTNPITGAQQRDGGTIYNKFSMELRYPLTLKPSASIYALSFLEAGNAFNNFTDFNPFELKRSAGVGVRIFMPAFGLLGIDFGYGFDSDANPTSVGPNGWETHFIIGQQF
- a CDS encoding isoprenyl transferase, which produces MHTLKDVNADKLPKHVAVIMDGNGRWAKQRGKLRVFGHQNGVEAVRKTVENCAKLQIQFLTLYAFSTENWKRPKIEVETLMKLLVSSLRKELKTLNENNIRLSAIGNIDSLPSKAQKELAEVISKTSKNTGMTLTLALSYGSREEIKLAVKEIAIKVKNNIISSDNIDEAVINTHLYTHFLPDVDLLIRTSGEHRISNFLLWQIAYAELYFIDVFWPDFREHHLVEAILSYQNRERRFGKTSEQLN
- a CDS encoding DUF6089 family protein, which produces MRIVLAILLCFVFKVNAQTYEIGVFAGGANVIGDVGRTNYILPSGPAFGGIFKWNKSKRYAWRGSLTYGSFTADDSKSSKSSREQRGYVIDNSVLEASAGIEFNFVEYNLHKLGPAFTPYLYTGVTYFRYDFNYFDANQVQDIPQKEGSFAIPMTVGAKYRLNQFLILGAEIGARYTFTDNLDGSNPEGSNFEQFRFGNILSDDWYVFSGITLTYTFGRKPCQDCFE
- a CDS encoding NAD kinase; the encoded protein is MKVAIYGQTFHEQDKTCVMELLDELKGIESSVYIEEEFSQLVAEHHLESNYGTFTQTLGLDDSFDMFVSFGGDGTMLRAVTYVKDLGIPIVGVNTGRLGFLSTFKKEDVRKVIKEFVADHYKIEERSLIEVALSSGLTEFRDLNFALNEITVSRKDTTSMITVETYLNDEYLTSYWADGLIISTPTGSTGYSLSCGGPVIEPSAKSLVLTPIAPHNLNARPLVISDDTEIRLKVSGREEHHLVSLDSRIASIPNGKEIRVQKSGFTIKMIEYKSESFLKTLRNKLLWGQDKRN
- a CDS encoding CBS domain-containing protein codes for the protein MQIQDQIITTIPIFEVTETLEEVIQFFEETTFSHVAVTENGVYLGVLSDNDLACFQPDKKIEEFRVELETFFATKQTAWLDLLELFSRNEANVLPVLDDDNIIIGYYDLEDIVSVFIDTPFFREPGGILVVSTGIKDYSFSEIAQIVESNNARLLGAFITDSQNDVVQITLKVGTLNLNEVAQTFRRYNYTIIFGNSDDQFLEDLKQRSDYLEKYLNV
- a CDS encoding pyridoxine 5'-phosphate synthase; amino-acid sequence: MTKLSVNINKLATLRNSRGGNMPNLTKSATDIESFGAQGITIHPRPDERHIRYQDAYDLKEIVTTEFNIEGNPIPKFIDMVLTIKPTQVTLVPDAEDAITSNAGWDTIKHKDFLIEVIKTFKENGIRTSIFVDPDSDMVEGAYKVGTDRIELYTESFAKDFSEGKKTESIQSFIAAAEKANKLGLGINAGHDLNLDNIKFFKEHIPNLLEVSIGHALMCESLYLGMENVVNMYLHRLK
- a CDS encoding alpha/beta fold hydrolase: MELLHSKILGEGKPLLILHGFLGMSDNWKTLGNQYAENGYQVHLIDQRNHGKSFHSIHFDYDVMSEDLVSYMNHFQIDQADFIGHSMGGKTAMQLATSKPKFVSKLIVADISPKYYPPHHQPILDALQELDFNEITSRKEADEVLSKNITDFGTRQFLLKNLYWVAQKKLGLRFNMEVLKDKMDEIGENISSTANYEGPTLFLRGDRSEYIQASDFPEIKKHFPNALIEMVENAGHWLHAENPKQFFQFTVKFLNS
- a CDS encoding G-D-S-L family lipolytic protein, which codes for MKKIYALFPLLGLFLIACSDDDTTPPDVTPPVDPVVYTSGTADFSNYVAVGNSLTAGFSDNALFRAGQEASFPNMLATNFALAGGGAFEIPFMADNLGGATINGSPEIPNRFILLFTADGPVPTVKAGVGTTEITDKLSGTFNNMGVPGSKSYELLASGYGSLAGLAMGAANPYFVRFSSGEAATVIGDAADQNPSFFSLWTGSNDILLYATSGGTGTFQDDPMVSPADYARNDITNPTVFAGAINGALQALTAGGADGVIANLPNVTDIPFFTTVPFAPLDPTNPAFGAQIPALNAQFAGLNLVFQALMVPERQFIFSETAASPVIIKDENLPNLSAQITGALIMNGVDEATAGLTGLLYGQARPANEDDLLILPSRQIIAEPNEAAIAMLTGMNVPEETAAQLAVNGVTFPLEDQWVLTPEEQAEVETALTAYNQTIETLATQYDLALVDVNSLLTELRASGLTQSDGSVVTSTFGTGGGFSLDGVHPSPRGYAIIANAFVAAINEKFGSNLPGVNPLDFTGLYID
- a CDS encoding phage holin family protein, with amino-acid sequence MKLILRLLLNALAVIILSYVLPGVGVDSITTAIVVALVLSILNFIVKPILVILTLPITILTLGLFLLVINAIIILIAAEFISGFQVSSIWWAIIFSLLLSFLQSILQSILKEDKKK
- the tig gene encoding trigger factor, which gives rise to MNITKEQIDELNAVVKVAISKDDYQDKVEKILKDYRKQANIPGFRKGQVPMGLIKKQYGKAVLVDEVNKLLQDNLNKYLTEEKLDVLGNPLPKQQDDFDWDSENLDFEFELGLAPSFDVQVKTKKAVTQYKIVADKKMIEEQVDRIQKQYGKLVSKNEVGKLDEVTGTFTNETEGIEQKTTIELDKIKSKKAIDALNGKKVEESVTLKTKGLFKEDYLLSSALGIDREKAEKLNIEVSFTIEEINEREPAILDQELFDKLFGKDNVKTEKELKEKIKEDSEKQFEQQSDQKLLNDITEKLIDNTKFDLPADFLRKWIQISGENPLSDDEAKEEFEKSEKGLRYQLIEGKIIKDNDLQVQMDELKEFAKGFIKSQMAQYGHLDPQEEELENIAMRVLGNQDEVKRLSEQLMSQKLLDFYKENANLKVKEVTYDDFVKEAYS